Proteins from a single region of Candidatus Saccharibacteria bacterium:
- a CDS encoding ribonuclease HI family protein, whose translation MNSHKLVIINGDGGSRGNPGPAASGIVFSLPDGQVLGEYNRYLGHTTNNQAEYDAVILALENISKYPAENYHFYMDSKLVVEQLSGNWKVKHPDIKPLVVKILGEIKDKALNVEFEHVLRDKNKSADAMVNQCLDAELL comes from the coding sequence ATGAATAGTCATAAGCTTGTAATTATCAACGGTGATGGAGGTTCTAGGGGCAATCCAGGGCCGGCTGCATCGGGTATAGTATTCAGTCTGCCTGACGGTCAAGTTTTGGGAGAATATAATAGATATCTTGGACATACCACCAACAATCAGGCTGAATATGATGCAGTTATCCTGGCATTAGAAAATATCAGTAAGTATCCAGCCGAGAATTACCACTTCTATATGGATAGCAAGCTAGTAGTAGAGCAGCTGAGTGGCAACTGGAAAGTCAAGCATCCAGACATCAAGCCACTAGTAGTTAAAATACTGGGAGAGATCAAGGACAAGGCTCTTAATGTGGAATTCGAGCATGTTTTGCGTGATAAAAACAAATCAGCAGATGCAATGGTCAATCAGTGTCTTGATGCTGAGCTTTTATGA
- a CDS encoding polyphenol oxidase family protein, translating to MIIYERDDQRIVITDQCDGNLDYRFGQYDQVEVNRIRLLDQLAIKPEQMAVLLCEQKDRYLWVGSEDGGRGFPPKDPIACDGLITRLANIYLALPIADCFGLAFWSEGVKGILHLGRFGTELGLLGQAMESLIDKGFDLADLKFLLGPGIFAESYLFREVLPGMNIEYLTSRPDGKLSYDVRQNILDQLATLGINTNQLVDISYDTFTAPRQFSHRRSQLKGQQEGRFWMII from the coding sequence ATGATTATTTATGAGCGAGACGATCAGCGGATTGTTATAACAGATCAATGTGATGGCAATCTAGACTACCGGTTTGGTCAATATGATCAGGTCGAGGTTAATCGTATTAGATTGCTTGATCAGTTAGCCATAAAACCAGAGCAGATGGCTGTACTTCTCTGCGAGCAAAAGGATCGATATCTTTGGGTTGGTTCAGAGGATGGAGGTCGGGGATTTCCCCCTAAAGATCCCATAGCCTGTGATGGGCTTATCACAAGATTGGCTAACATCTATCTCGCATTGCCGATTGCCGATTGTTTCGGCTTAGCCTTTTGGTCTGAAGGGGTCAAAGGCATCTTGCACCTTGGGAGATTTGGTACAGAGTTAGGACTATTGGGTCAAGCTATGGAGAGCTTGATCGACAAAGGCTTTGATTTGGCAGATTTGAAGTTTTTATTAGGCCCAGGAATATTTGCTGAGAGCTATCTATTTCGTGAAGTACTACCAGGGATGAACATTGAATATTTGACTAGTAGGCCTGATGGCAAGCTGAGTTATGATGTTAGGCAAAATATTCTAGATCAATTGGCTACACTTGGTATTAATACTAATCAATTGGTTGATATTAGCTATGATACTTTTACTGCCCCTAGGCAATTCTCTCACCGTAGGTCACAGCTAAAGGGTCAGCAGGAGGGTCGGTTTTGGATGATTATCTGA
- a CDS encoding NYN domain-containing protein, which produces MSQVYNYAFVDSQNLNMAIRSHGWKLDYRKFRKYLEDQHSVTKAYMFIGFVDSNSDLYKGLQEAGFILMFKPTLENQAGDIKGNTDAEMVLQAMAEIENYDQAVLVTGDGDFYCLVEYLGKRNKLAHLLVPSQRNYSALLKNATAEISFVSDLRRLVEYKPHTRRSDSSKPSVSRVTRSNINDSSQTKKQDGWAPITNKSDVKVIGSSDKTPRPRRQPKSGNAPKPQSNNDLVSTKTRPKLVTNKQNPSKQKPAGYRRSVA; this is translated from the coding sequence ATGAGTCAAGTATACAATTATGCTTTTGTTGATAGTCAGAATCTGAATATGGCAATTCGAAGCCATGGCTGGAAGCTGGATTATCGAAAATTTCGTAAATACCTAGAAGATCAACACAGTGTCACCAAGGCTTATATGTTTATCGGTTTTGTTGATAGCAATTCGGATCTTTACAAAGGCTTGCAGGAGGCAGGGTTTATATTGATGTTTAAGCCGACATTGGAAAATCAAGCAGGGGATATCAAGGGGAACACTGATGCTGAGATGGTGCTTCAAGCAATGGCGGAAATCGAGAATTATGATCAAGCAGTCTTGGTGACCGGTGACGGTGATTTTTATTGTCTGGTAGAGTATCTGGGTAAACGGAATAAACTTGCCCATCTTTTGGTGCCAAGTCAGAGGAACTATTCAGCTTTGCTCAAGAACGCGACTGCAGAGATTAGTTTTGTCAGTGATCTTAGAAGACTTGTTGAATACAAGCCACATACTAGGCGCAGTGACAGTAGTAAGCCTTCGGTTTCTAGGGTCACACGGTCAAATATCAATGACTCTAGTCAAACGAAAAAGCAAGACGGCTGGGCTCCAATTACTAATAAATCTGATGTAAAAGTTATTGGTTCCAGTGATAAAACACCTAGGCCAAGACGACAACCAAAATCTGGTAATGCGCCAAAACCCCAATCTAATAATGATCTTGTTAGTACTAAGACCAGACCAAAGCTAGTAACCAATAAGCAAAATCCTAGCAAACAAAAACCAGCTGGTTATCGCAGGAGCGTGGCCTAA
- a CDS encoding sugar transferase has protein sequence MQKRSEQLVNLLQVGVDFLAMLGGFVLAYLIRGDYSDKPFAFAISGQEYLRLILPVIPIWIIIFFATGLYTTPARGRRHQFGRLLLASLSSIVLTILIDYFTVEPLFPSKLVPVLAWVFALLLLFVGRYLVGQLRQLLYIKRYGLRRALIITNSKQSKYLESIRQAIKQDQQIVEVNLLITDDLDKEELIDQVTSSVEKDQVDLIIEIGGSIGKNTQWELVDIVHKARKIYQYLPTTQNLYQGRITNQYFGGQVISQIDPTPLTGFQLIGKRVFDTIFSVSALALGFPIMLLMALIIKLSDPRGGVIYQTKRFGREGKEIRVYKFRTMLYKYSDGKGYPNLDPVETLTKMGRTDLVPIYKKDHKLDPDPRINPATTILRRMGVDEWPQFVNVVLGQLSVVGPRPHLPDELNAHKQSKDKVLMIKPGLTGLWQVSGRNQLDYQDRLRLEIYYAEHWSPWLDIKIIIKTILIMLRGGDGV, from the coding sequence ATGCAGAAGAGAAGTGAGCAATTGGTCAACTTGCTCCAGGTCGGGGTAGATTTCCTAGCAATGCTCGGAGGGTTTGTCCTGGCATATTTGATCAGGGGGGATTATTCAGACAAGCCATTTGCCTTTGCAATTAGCGGGCAAGAATATTTGAGGCTGATTTTGCCAGTGATTCCTATCTGGATAATCATTTTTTTTGCTACTGGATTATACACCACGCCAGCTCGAGGTCGCCGACATCAATTTGGCAGGTTACTGCTCGCTAGCCTGTCTAGCATTGTGCTAACTATCCTGATAGATTATTTCACAGTCGAGCCACTATTTCCTTCGAAGTTAGTGCCAGTGCTAGCTTGGGTTTTTGCCCTGTTACTTCTATTTGTAGGGAGATACCTTGTCGGCCAGTTGCGTCAACTGCTCTACATTAAACGCTATGGATTAAGGAGGGCGTTAATCATTACTAACTCTAAGCAATCTAAGTATCTTGAGAGCATTCGTCAAGCAATCAAGCAAGATCAACAGATTGTAGAGGTTAATCTACTAATTACTGACGATCTTGATAAGGAGGAGCTGATTGATCAGGTGACTAGCAGTGTTGAAAAGGATCAGGTGGATTTAATCATTGAGATTGGTGGCTCGATTGGCAAGAATACTCAGTGGGAACTAGTTGATATAGTTCATAAAGCTAGGAAGATCTATCAATATTTGCCAACTACTCAAAATCTCTATCAAGGGAGAATTACCAATCAATATTTTGGCGGACAAGTAATTAGCCAGATAGACCCGACACCCCTGACAGGATTTCAATTGATTGGCAAAAGGGTGTTTGATACGATTTTTAGTGTCAGCGCTTTAGCATTGGGTTTTCCTATCATGTTGTTGATGGCGCTTATAATCAAGCTATCTGATCCCAGAGGTGGGGTAATCTACCAGACTAAGAGATTTGGCAGGGAAGGCAAGGAGATTAGGGTCTACAAATTTCGAACTATGTTATACAAATATTCTGATGGCAAGGGTTATCCAAATCTAGATCCAGTCGAGACATTAACCAAAATGGGTAGAACTGATCTAGTGCCGATCTATAAAAAGGATCATAAACTCGATCCCGATCCTAGGATCAATCCAGCAACAACTATATTGAGAAGAATGGGTGTCGATGAGTGGCCCCAGTTTGTCAATGTAGTGCTGGGTCAGCTCAGTGTAGTTGGTCCGAGACCTCATCTGCCAGATGAGCTCAATGCTCACAAACAGAGCAAGGACAAGGTATTGATGATCAAACCAGGTCTAACTGGTCTTTGGCAAGTCTCTGGTAGAAATCAACTGGATTATCAGGATAGGTTGAGATTGGAGATTTATTATGCAGAGCATTGGTCGCCCTGGCTAGACATCAAGATTATTATTAAGACAATTTTAATCATGTTACGGGGTGGAGATGGGGTCTAG
- a CDS encoding glycosyltransferase, whose protein sequence is MRVALVHDWLTSRGGAERLLVSLAKIYPNADIYTSAYRPELFPEFSKRRIITSFINSWPLAKSHHQVYPLLRRLAFESFDFKDYDLVVSSSSAEAKGIIVPTETLHIGYIHTPTRYYWSHSQQYIKQPGIGAFGWLASQANKFLLPSSRRWDYQAAQRPDYLVANSINVQKRIKLYYDRDSKVIYPPVDLERIEDEVKPDSFDNFNNYFICFSRLVPYKRIDLALQACLATNQKLLIVGNGPEYSRLVTMAQSSTQVRFIKEASDQEVSYLVGRAKALIFPGEEDFGIVPLEAMALGIPVIAYAKGGVVETVIAAKTGIFFKQQTLDSLISAILDFPKVKFDKATIIRRAELFSEQRFISEFKHFADQKCQEYQQV, encoded by the coding sequence ATGAGAGTAGCACTGGTACACGATTGGTTGACTAGTCGAGGTGGGGCAGAGAGACTGCTGGTCAGCCTAGCGAAAATTTACCCAAATGCAGATATCTATACTAGTGCATATCGACCAGAGTTGTTTCCGGAGTTTAGTAAAAGAAGGATCATAACTAGTTTTATCAATTCCTGGCCTCTAGCCAAAAGTCACCATCAAGTATACCCATTACTTAGAAGACTGGCTTTTGAGAGTTTTGATTTCAAGGATTATGATTTGGTGGTTAGTTCTAGTAGTGCTGAGGCCAAAGGAATTATTGTGCCAACTGAGACCTTGCACATTGGCTATATCCATACCCCGACTAGATATTACTGGAGTCATAGCCAGCAATATATCAAACAACCAGGTATAGGGGCTTTTGGTTGGCTTGCCAGTCAGGCAAATAAGTTCTTGCTCCCATCTAGTCGCAGGTGGGACTATCAAGCAGCCCAGAGACCTGATTATCTGGTTGCCAATTCGATAAATGTTCAAAAAAGAATTAAGCTTTACTATGATCGTGACAGTAAAGTAATCTATCCACCAGTAGATCTTGAGCGGATTGAGGATGAGGTCAAGCCAGATAGTTTCGACAATTTTAATAATTATTTTATTTGTTTTTCTAGATTAGTACCATATAAGCGAATAGATTTAGCCCTTCAAGCATGTTTAGCTACTAATCAAAAATTATTGATTGTTGGTAATGGTCCAGAGTACTCAAGATTGGTGACTATGGCACAAAGTAGCACACAGGTAAGGTTTATCAAAGAAGCATCTGATCAAGAGGTTAGCTATCTGGTAGGCAGGGCAAAGGCGTTAATTTTTCCCGGTGAAGAGGATTTTGGAATTGTGCCACTAGAGGCGATGGCATTGGGTATACCTGTAATTGCCTATGCTAAAGGTGGAGTGGTTGAGACTGTTATTGCAGCAAAGACTGGAATATTTTTCAAGCAACAGACTTTGGATTCTTTGATATCTGCTATCTTAGATTTTCCAAAGGTTAAGTTTGATAAGGCAACAATCATTAGGCGAGCAGAACTATTTTCGGAACAAAGATTTATTAGTGAATTTAAGCATTTTGCAGATCAAAAATGTCAAGAATATCAGCAAGTTTGA